One segment of Nomia melanderi isolate GNS246 chromosome 10, iyNomMela1, whole genome shotgun sequence DNA contains the following:
- the Rbcn-3A gene encoding rabconnectin-3 alpha isoform X9, with protein MNCHQILSGACNAGDRCYAVGSVEGISFTAYAAGCNIVILASNFERVQIIPGAVHNYIRISCLDCSTDTGKIAAAYENQVCIFEPTPLIHSTCSHQLEYRWVQTGSLQTESNISSLSWNLEGTRLLTGGELLQLWHQNITPFQEEHTKVNVSQMGETIAAGRKESTLNALPDSGTVTFSIGGEADSPAPGDSTNGNEPGTWNCVWKCRTATPVHLMSFSPDGTLFATTGFNDRLVKIWFENKQLFSMRNMDHNPNVSQSTGNDSYSFVYVAHPRAVTHLSWRKTSKYMPKGSVSNMLVTSCRDNICRVWAETIPPEVEGLANMSQFEGSDRHGHHGKHRHHNMHKHRFMQRLKHMKTCFHIRRHAKQQHQAGHVTAPTLPTLPSTYSVHDFHNNYQGAGHYPGMHFHLAASINAETDIPLVPSLITGDPEREPNFILHWLNNKEMHFTLQAESILQELTRKVVEKEEGLHHQEMEHADHDSEEEGPLKKGVRLQHVQKPASDRNVRSISQEDHSSDEHHTSHHSLPHSVHSHQSLSNTTSINSIATDVTSSMNHAPDSLDTTIETLLRDWHHNPDLLFSIHPIDGSFLIWHIEWLDEYHPGSFRQAQISFSTRIPNAFPLGDASTMSQSVSMYSHNTGGPLLNIREVAKSSTKTSNDGAEISTPLPSLIEQDEEQSTLTSKAGQELLKNIENTSDPRAGQNASGKEREGHTETRKTNQETVNDLLAHPSPIVSMVSKHSNGTLNLWQLTFADRTKFSQVLSIGHASRASGHRFRVNDITCHPVLPLLVTTSHHNIPECSAPQCQAIDSNESASSKSGLASGKMSSKDMSPTGFCSELILWRVDTVGPLSKSGGVSELARINSPEISAFSNVAWIPTLLPSTTLGNLSNSPSACFVASDGECLRVYQAVIDARTLLAEVSSSERRSRMMDSMSSLSTDISSDDGIRHSIHDRIKIVSQQSTARPGCVIQLDAIADATHDWQNTQFLHVFQEQLITGDRNDEKSSGVNTSANDLGLMESTLDAMVDLQQSAIFEEPFYIVVLERTQHATTVHMWRLIIASQPETTGLSGSMMYVPDSHLVQDEEEEGGTPGRYIYSEGKRSRRPSQTRRDSQGEFDAFFHRRPQNSHVRITTTKACTQELPLPDGVEVIHAAPAAGHLSSSSIYPACFAPYIIVTACSDSTIRFWKCKVTKNQSDEKLHYEWCEWELLRKDQESTIDITGQPLNISAAYSGRIACAYKYGKSFTRPTKSDPDSRYVNLCVAIYECESTGGSEWILEDTIHLKNIHLPRIPVDQHLDLSYLYDSRFLQKKQRLTQVLQTLSHEDVRSPRNSDNGESTKSNAGLLAVPSFSTLQSLRKSIIENGNTCPLTQKHLVQLDWVSKEDGSHILTVAVGSKIMLFTPVCSDLAQANMKAMKESQSNNRPILRKASSLAQPQFVDEIRWMKLRKIELTTADGLPPLPMQISWVRDGILVVGMDSEMHVYSQWKPNPKNECFHSNLQHQESDEFQASRNLRDEDLRTLANETSQRRLANVSSMPHLSRVSSINLSMLDAKKKRGMQNENLNFDYMPDYGLFEASRIACPVLPQYHPKQLMELLNSGKIRWVKAILAHLVRCIGSSCPLRADDDSTKQRGGGGGGGTGWSRTRTMSVSYVGTTSPLEPRGSTTQIPEELTLDYAEITSISPLPLWTLLIADKETNLPHHHQAEDKQDYNELFDSNLDEGESLDDMLEEDYDCSRQKDRRSSVPERQGISHFGPRQGRLLSRLLTHAHLPGLSSLDQMHLLALADTVSTCNVDFAERFAIDAAKNAIAKENLTGIPDGETVSTDSLDDCGLRFLLAMKHYNYLIRCLPLAQRAQFQKQGISSNNLVWAFHSESEEELLGLIPSYAKGQPRWSVLKELGVGWWIRSNIALKRCVEKIAKAAYQEKQDPLDAALYYLAMKKKNLVWGLFRNKRDDRMTSFFANNFSEDRWRKAALKNAFALLGKQRFEHAAAFFLLAGALKDAIDVCLHKLNDIQLAMVIARLYEDDTTSPNMRRLLYEEILGCDKEGQNQDVNKFHPDPFLRSMALWILKDYTGSLNTLLLTNVGTLHPQYNDESEKPEGATANPNVFNFYVYLRTHPLLIRQYIASTAQDKKKGHSVVISGFSYGADTKTQPDKQLTLEDSITPLERQLYFTTAHAHFKAGCPALALEVLSKLPSKVLDTNCEDSPSLLNSPSKSRKQDAQIDTGIISWDDHSKQTNDNEGTLGGIDWSQPVSNKAEEELVLNWDDDVAENNDTDSPPLSMKLDGKEADDGKSMEKDEKPGKSSSGSLDIMAQQLKFVACLKILMEELSTLATGFEVDGGQLRYQLYVWLEREVDALRQLCSYSANSDGDACNVSEYEGGGMVDDIQSYSRPGEQPTLHEILVADKLDFEAKVQRAVRRKKWLKANETLLRTLLSYCSLHGASGGGLASVRMELVLLLQELQQEKTQQQLLSPLPFPTTLPLLSASVACNKTVVADPVRHLQSLAHDMLQTLVELRKPPMPMRNTHYSEVFIMRDLAVALSACIYQSLCDSDTFVMKHQQPDSFPAVAEIETFSGGHLVAWNRHHRRYSTDDGVCINTTPSKWPGVTNLRALLAREKDEDTPKLNILLCEAFVATYMSLFVYALWSCDSHILYRLVGQSFDNGTWSCLFGGGVKKLLRVASTSSQACGTGTGSTERSGDGTSNEAQTTAGAVWNTMTSLTKQRVRLNMKLLGQFTGQQPNMKEDKPTYREQFVPPQMSMISYFLMKPHIDSEYADEIDYDSSDSAVSDMNSSEDEEDVFDTNSKQKNKPKDNTEHSNPNSYSWCIMRLAIVKILQRQLSDFLNVAGIEMQELPVSSPLIHGTLAVVSQWQETLREELDNKGPPPVHYIPGCAPDPIPTPGKPAIHKYRSLLEKGNTPFNTRLASAAPANRLWCFLVRQESVQDIFIRAVFGKRRSLSSILENNQVAIDNLNRGTTTEDKGSDSGTTSLPEPVRIIHKEQDSISAFCLNQVNPGLMALATPREVQEMNISLLLELPSWLEDECEFDLINLNKQPEPEPVQPTSFLVIQTAADRPLLAQSPQTNSPQPQSGIASQSGRGASVILKHKIDGIRRISSHPLLPLYLTGSQDGSVSLWEWGHQTAVATPRQPGTFAKVTRVRFSQHGNKFGVADSDGHLSLFQVACREGTARPFFNYQCHSKVTADFVFLGACSLIATAGHGSEGRNVALWDTLLPQNKSLIQGFTCHEQGASSLILAPQHQLLISGGKKGDITIFDVRQRQQRHRFQAHESAIKCLALDPHEEFFVSGAGDGDIKIWGLTVHSLLYSFPGEHPRSSFFKNIGQGVTQLHVDSAGRLFSCGADGSMKVRQLPERDCVIHTLY; from the exons ATGAATTGTCATCAAATATTAAGCGGAGCCTGTAATGCAGGAGATCGTTGTTACGCCGTCGGTTCCGTCGAGGGCATTTCTTTTACT GCATACGCGGCAGGCTGCAACATTGTAATCCTTGCCAGTAACTTTGAACGGGTTCAAATAATCCCAGGAGCTGTGCACAATTATATAAGGATTAGTTGCTTAGATTGCAGTACAGATACAGGGAAAATAGCAGCAGCCTATGAAAATCAAGTCTGCATTTTCGAGCCGACGCCGTTAATCCATAGCACTTGCTCTCAC CAATTGGAATACCGATGGGTACAAACCGGTAGTTTACAAACGGAATCGAACATTAGTTCTCTGTCATGGAATTTAGAAGGGACAAGGTTATTAACCGGAGGAGAACTTCTGCAATTATGGCATCAAAATATAACTCCGTTTCAAGAAGAACATA CAAAGGTGAATGTGTCGCAAATGGGAGAAACCATTGCTGCCGGAAGAAAAGAAAGTACTCTGAACGCTCTTCCAGACT CTGGCACCGTCACTTTTTCGATCGGCGGAGAAGCAGACAGTCCCGCGCCTGGAGATTCGACCAACGGAAACGAACCGGGCACTTGGAATTGCGTTTGGAAGTGTCGCACTGCCACGCCGGTGCATCTTATGAGTTTCAGCCCTGACGGCACATTATTTGCAACTACGGGCTTCAACGATAGATTAGTGAAGATTTGGTTCGAAAACAAGCAAT tattttcgATGAGGAATATGGATCACAATCCAAACGTTTCGCAATCCACTGGCAACGATAGTTACAGTTTCGTTTATGTTGCTCATCCACGTGCAGTCACGCACTTATCATGGCGCAAGACTAGCAAATATATGCCAAA AGGTTCTGTTTCCAACATGCTGGTGACATCGTGTAGGGATAATATATGCCGAGTGTGGGCCGAAACGATACCACCGGAGGTCGAAGGTTTAGCTAATATGAGTCAATTCGAAGGTTCCGACAGACACGGTCATCATGGAAAGCATCGGCATCATAATATGCACAAACATCGATTCATGCAGCGATTGAAACACATGAA AACGTGCTTTCATATTCGTCGACACGCAAAGCAGCAACATCAGGCGGGGCACGTTACAGCTCCGACATTGCCAACTTTACCTTCAACGTATTCCGTACACGACTTTCACAATAATTATCAAGGTGCTGGTCACTATCCGGGAATGCATTTTCACTTGGCAGCTAGTATCAATGCAGAAACTG ATATACCGTTAGTACCAAGTTTAATTACCGGAGATCCAGAGAGAGAAccaaattttattcttcactGGTTGAACAATAAGGAAATGCACTTTACTCTGCAAGCGGAAAGTATTTTACAAGAACTCACTCGCAAAGTGgtggagaaagaggaaggaTTGCATCATCAGGAAATGGAGCATGCAGATCACGATTCCGAAGAGGAAGGTCCCTTGA AAAAAGGAGTACGATTGCAACACGTGCAAAAACCAGCAAGCGATCGAAATGTTCGATCGATCAGCCAAGAAGATCACAGTAGCGACGAGCATCACACATCGCATCATAGTTTACCGCACAGCGTACATTCGCATCAAAGTCTTAG TAATACCACGTCTATCAACTCGATCGCAACGGACGTAACGTCTTCGATGAATCATGCTCCGGATTCGTTGGACACTACGATAGAAACGTTGTTACGAGATTGGCATCATAATCCGGATCTACTTTTCTCGATTCATCCGATCGATGGAAGTTTCTTAATTTGGCATATCGAGTGGTTGGACGAATACCATCCGGGATCGTTTCGGCAAGCACAAATATCATTTTCAACGCGAATACCTAATGCTTTCCCGCTTGGCGATGCCTCGACGATGAGTCAGAGTGTATCGATGTACTCTCATAATACCGGCGGCCCTCTATTAAACATCCGCGAAGTAGCAAAATCATCGACGAAAACATCCAACGACG GTGCTGAAATCTCAACACCGTTACCGAGTCTAATCGAACAAGACGAAGAGCAGTCGACGTTAACGTCGAAAGCGGGTCAAgaacttttgaaaaatatcgAAAACACGTCCGATCCTCGAGCCGGTCAGAACGCTTcgggaaaagaaagagaaggcCATACGGAGACTCGCAAGACGAATCAGGAAACGGTCAACGATCTATTAGCGCATCCTAGTCCAATTGTTTCCATGGTATCGAAGCATTCGAACGGAACGTTAAACTTATGGCAACTGACGTTCGCCGATCGAACCAAGTTCTCGCAA GTATTGAGTATCGGACATGCATCGAGGGCATCGGGACATCGTTTTCGAGTGAACGATATTACGTGTCACCCAGTTTTACCGTTGTTGGTGACGACTTCGCATCACAATATACCGGAATGTTCCGCGCCTCAATGTCAAGCTATCGATTCGAACGAAAGCGCGAGCAGCAAGTCTGGATTAGCTTCCGGGAAAATGTCGTCGAAAGATATGTCGCCTACC GGGTTTTGTAGCGAGTTGATACTTTGGCGGGTAGATACGGTTGGACCTTTATCGAAGAGCGGTGGAGTTTCGGAATTGGCGCGTATCAATTCTCCCGAGATTTCGGCGTTCAGTAACGTGGCTTGGATTCCAACATTGTTACCGAGCACCACCTTGGGTAATTTATCGAATTCTCCGAGCGCGTGTTTCGTTGCTAGCGACGGGGAGTGTTTAAGAGTTTATCAAGCAGTGATCGACGCCAGAACGCTCCTGGCAGAGGTGTCGAGCAGCGAAAGGCGAAGCAGAATGATG GATTCAATGTCGAGCCTCTCGACGGACATATCGTCCGACGATGGTATCAGGCATTCGATTCACGATAGGATCAAGATAGTGTCGCAGCAATCAACGGCGAGACCCGGATGCGTCATACAACTGGATGCTATCGCCGATGCGACGCAT GACTGGCAAAACACCCAATTTCTACACGTATTTCAAGAACAACTGATCACAGGGGATAGAAACGATGAAAAATCGTCCGGTGTGAACACATCGGCAAACGATTTAGGTTTAATGGAGTCTACGCTGGACGCTATGGTAGATTTGCAGCAATCCGCAATTTTCGAAGAACCGTTCTACATAGTAGTTCTAGAGAGAACGCAACACGCTACGACGGTACACATGTGGCGGTTGATCATAGCCTCTCAGCCAGAGACCACTG GGCTGTCGGGATCGATGATGTACGTACCAGATTCGCATTTGGTAcaagacgaggaggaggaggggggtACGCCTGGAAGGTACATCTATTCGGAGGGTAAAAGATCTCGCAGGCCGAGTCAAACGCGTCGAGATAGTCAAGGTGAATTCGACGCGTTCTTTCATAGGCGTCCTCAGAATAGTCACGTTCGCATCACCACCACGAAAGCTTGTACTCAGGAATTACCGCTACCGGACGGAGTCGAG GTGATCCATGCAGCACCGGCCGCTGGTCATTTGAGCAGTTCTTCCATATATCCTGCTTGTTTCGCACCGTACATTATAGTAACAGCGTGCAGCGATAGCACGATACGCTTTTGGAAATGTAAAGTGACGAAGAATCAGTCGGACGAGAAGCTTCATTACGAATGGTGCGAATGGGAATTGTTGCGAAAGGATCAAGAATCGACGATCGATATTACGG GGCAACCGTTGAACATAAGCGCCGCGTACAGCGGCCGAATCGCTTGCGCGTACAAATACGGGAAATCGTTCACGCGACCAACCAAGAGCGATCCCGACTCGCGGTACGTGAATCTTTGCGTAGCTATTTACGAGTGCGAGAGCACTGGTGGTAGCGAGTGGATTTTAGAGGACACGATACACTTGAAGAACATACACTTGCCGAGAATTCCAGTGGATCAGCACTTGGATTTGAGCTACCTTTACGACAGTAGGTTTCTACAGAAGAAGCAAAGGTTGACTCAAGTGTTGCAAACGCTCAGTCACGAGGACGTACGATCGCCGCGGAACAGCGATAACGGAGAAAGCACGAAATCGAACGCAG GTTTATTGGCGGTTCCCTCGTTCAGTACTCTTCAGTCCCTGCGAAAATCGATCATAGAGAACGGCAACACTTGCCCGCTCACGCAGAAGCATTTGGTACAGCTGGACTGGGTGTCCAAAGAAGACGGATCTCATATTTTGACCGTCGCCGTCGGGTCAAAGATTATGCTGTTCACGCCGGTGTGCTCCGATCTCGCGCAGGCCAATATGAAAGCGATGAAGGAGTCGCAAAGTAACAATCGACCGATATTGCGGAAGGCTTCGTCGTTGGCACAGCCGCAATTCGTCGATGAGATTCGTTGGATGAAACTGCGAAAGATCGAGTTGACCACGGCGGATGGCCTTCCACCTTTGCCCATGCAAATCTCTTGGGTGAGGGACGGGATCTTGGTGGTGGGCATGGATTCGGAGATGCACGTTTACTCGCAATGGAAGCCGAATCCGAAGAACGAGTGTTTCCACTCGAATCTGCAGCATCAAGAGTCGGACGAGTTCCAGGCGAGTCGGAACTTGCGAGACGAGGATCTACGAACGTTGGCCAACGAGACCTCGCAGAGGCGATTAGCGAACGTCTCCTCGATGCCGCACCTGTCTCGCGTCAGTAGCATCAACTTGTCGATGCTCGACGCGAAGAAGAAGCGAGGGATGCAAAATGAGAACCTGAATTTCGATTATATGCCGGACTACGGTCTATTCGAAGCCTCGCGGATCGCGTGTCCGGTCCTGCCACAGTATCATCCGAAGCAACTGATGGAGTTGCTCAACTCTGGTAAAATCCGTTGGGTGAAGGCGATATTGGCGCACTTGGTCAGGTGCATAGGAAGCTCCTGCCCCCTGAGGGCAGACGACGACAGTACGAAgcaacgcggcggcggcggcggcggcggtaccGGCTGGTCCCGAACGAGGACCATGTCGGTCAGTTACGTCGGTACCACGTCGCCTCTCGAGCCCAGAGGGTCGACCACGCAGATTCCGGAGGAGCTCACGTTGGATTACGCGGAGATCACCTCGATATCTCCGTTGCCCCTTTGGACGCTACTGATCGCGGACAAGGAGACGAATCTGCCGCATCATCACCAGGCAGAGGACAAACAGGATTACAATGAGCTGTTCGATAGTAACTTGGACGAAGGTGAGTCGTTGGACGACATGCTGGAAGAAGATTACGATTGCTCGCGGCAAAAGGACAGACGTTCCTCGGTCCCGGAAAGACAAGGGATATCTCACTTTGGGCCAAGACAAGGCAGATTGTTGTCACGACTGTTGACGCACGCCCACTTGCCCGGCCTCTCGAGTCTCGATCAAATGCATTTGCTCGCTCTGGCCGATACCGTGTCGACCTGTAACGTGGATTTCGCGGAGCGTTTCGCGATAGATGCCGCGAAGAACGCGATCGCGAAAGAAAACTTGACCGGCATCCCTGACGGAGAAACTGTCTCGACAGATTCGTTGGACGACTGTGGCCTCCGGTTTCTGTTGGCCATGAAGCATTACAACTATTTGATTCGTTGCCTTCCACTGGCTCAGAGAGCACAGTTCCAGAAGCAAGGAATATCCTCGAACAATCTCGTCTGGGCATTCCATTCCGAGTCCGAGGAGGAACTGCTCGGCCTGATACCTTCCTACGCGAAGGGTCAGCCAAGGTGGAGCGTGTTGAAAGAACTGGGCGTAGGCTGGTGGATCAGGAGCAACATCGCGCTGAAACGGTGCGTCGAGAAGATCGCGAAAGCGGCCTATCAAGAGAAACAAGACCCTCTGGACGCCGCGCTCTATTACCTCgcgatgaaaaagaaaaatctcgtTTGGGGACTCTTTCGAAATAAAAGGGACGACAGAATGACCAGCTTCTTCGCGAACAATTTCTCGGAAGATCGTTGGAGGAAAGCGGCCTTGAAGAACGCGTTCGCTTTGCTCGGCAAGCAAAGGTTCGAACACGCCGCCGCCTTTTTCCTCCTGGCTGGTGCGCTCAAGGACGCCATCGACGTGTGTCTGCACAAATTGAACGACATTCAGTTGGCCATGGTGATCGCTAGACTCTACGAGGACGACACCACCTCTCCGAATATGAGGAGGTTGCTCTACGAGGAAATATTAGGGTGCGACAAGGAGGGGCAAAATCAAGACGTGAACAAATTCCATCCGGACCCGTTCCTGCGCAGCATGGCGCTCTGGATTCTCAAAGATTACACAGGGTCGCTGAACACGTTGCTCTTGACGAACGTCGGAACTCTGCATCCGCAGTACAACGACGAATCCGAGAAACCCGAGGGCGCGACAG CGAATCCAAATGTTTTCAACTTCTACGTCTACCTTCGGACGCATCCGTTGCTGATCAGACAATATATCGCGTCCACCGCCCAAGACAAGAAAAAGGGACATTCGGTGGTAATATCGGGATTTAGTTACGGCGCGGACACGAAAACTCAACCGGACAAGCAACTAACGTTGGAAGACAGTATTACTCCGTTGGAAAGACAATTGTACTTTACAACGGCTCATGCACACTTCAAAGCTGGCTGTCCTGCTCTCGCCCTGGAAGTTCTTTCAAAGTTACCCAGCAAAGTACTGGACACCAATTGCGAAGACTCGCCGA GTTTGCTAAATAGTCCGAGCAAGTCCCGAAAACAAGACGCTCAAATAGATACGGGTATCATAAGCTGGGACGATCATTCGAAGCAAACCAACGACAACGAAGGTACGTTAGGCGGAATAGACTGGTCCCAACCAGTGAGCAATAAAGCGGAGGAGGAGTTGGTGTTAAATTGGGACGACGATGTGGCTGAAAACAACGATACAGACAGTCCTCCGTTGAGTATGAAACTAGACGGAAAGGAAGCCGATGACGGCAAGTCGATGGAAAAGGATG AGAAGCCTGGAAAATCGTCGAGTGGTTCGTTGGACATTATGGCGCAACAGTTGAAATTCGTGGCttgtttaaaaattctaatggaAGAGCTGTCGACTTTGGCAACGGGTTTCGAAGTGGACGGTGGGCAACTCAGATACCAGTTGTACGTGTGGCTCGAACGGGAGGTCGACGCTCTTAGACAACTTTGCAGCTATAGCGCCAACTCGGACGGAGACGCGTGCAACGTTTCGGAAT ACGAAGGTGGAGGCATGGTGGACGACATACAATCGTACAGCAGGCCCGGCGAACAACCGACGTTGCACGAAATACTGGTAGCCGATAAATTAGATTTCGAAGCCAAGGTACAGAGAGCCGTACGAAGAAAGAAATGGTTGAAAG CGAACGAAACTCTTTTACGAACATTACTATCCTATTGCTCGTTGCACGGAGCATCGGGTGGAGGCTTGGCATCGGTAAGAATGGAGCTCGTCCTTCTATTGCAAGAATTGCAACAAGAAAAGACGCAACAACAGTTACTCAGCCCGCTGCCGTTCCCGACCACTCTTCCGCTGTTGAGCGCCAGTGTAGCTTGCAATAAGACGGTCGTGGCAGATCCGGTCAGGCATCTGCAG TCTCTCGCTCACGACATGTTGCAAACGTTGGTGGAATTGCGCAAACCACCGATGCCGATGAGAAACACGCATTACAGCGAAGTATTTATCATGAGGGATTTAGCGGTTGCCCTGAGTGCTTGTATTTATCAGTCGCTCTGCGATTCCGACACGTTCGTGATGAAACATCAACAACCGGACAG TTTTCCAGCTGTCGCTGAAATAGAAACGTTCTCCGGTGGACACTTGGTAGCCTGGAATCGACATCATCGACGATACTCGACGGACGACGGCGTCTGCATCAACACGACGCCCTCCAAGTGGCCCGGTGTAACCAATTTGCGCGCGTTACTGGCACGCGAGAAAGACGAGGACACGCCGAaactaaatattcttctttgcGAAGCTTTCGTCGCGACCTATATGAGCTTGTTCGTTTATGCTCTCTGGAGTTGCGACAGTCACATTCTTTACAGACTCGTGGGACAAAGTTTCGACAACGGTACTTGGTCTTGCTTGTTCGGGGGTGGCGTTAAGAAATTATTGCGCGTCGCGAGCACGAGCAGCCAG GCTTGTGGCACGGGAACAGGATCGACGGAGAGATCCGGCGATGGTACCTCGAACGAGGCCCAGACTACCGCGGGAGCTGTATGGAATACCATGACATCGCTGACCAAGCAGCGAGTAAGgttgaatatgaaattattgGGCCAATTCACTGGTCAGCAACCGAATATGAAAGAGGACAAACCTACCTACAGAGAACAATTTGTGCCGCCTCAAATGAGCATGATATCGTACTTTTTAATGAAG CCGCACATAGATAGCGAATACGCGGATGAAATCGATTACGATTCGTCCGACTCTGCCGTGTCCGACATGAATTCATCCGAGGACGAAGAGGACGTGTTCGACACGAATTCGAAACAAAAGAACAAACCAAAGGACAATACAGAGCATTCGAACCCAAACTCGTACAGTTGGTGCATCATGAGATTAGCTATAGTGAAAATACTGCAACGTCAACTCTCGGATTTCTTGAACGTTGCCGGCATAGAGATGCAAG AATTGCCCGTTAGTAGCCCGTTAATTCATGGGACGTTGGCGGTAGTGTCCCAATGGCAGGAAACATTGCGCGAAGAATTAGATAACAAGGGACCACCGCCGGTTCATTACATTCCTGGGTGTGCACCCGACCCGATACCTACGCCGGGCAAACCGGCGATACACAAATATCGATCTCTACTGGAGAAAGGCAATACACCGTTCAA taCGCGTCTAGCATCGGCAGCGCCGGCCAATCGACTCTGGTGTTTCTTGGTTAGACAAGAATCGGTGCAAGACATATTCATTCGAGCCGTATTCGGGAAAAGAAGGTCGTTGTCGTCCATACTGGAGAACAATCAGGTTGCGATCGACAATTTAAATCGTGGAACAACAACGGAAGACAAGGGTAGCGACAGCGGAACTACAAGTTTACCCGAGCCCGTTCGTATCATTCACAAAGAACAGGACAGCATCAGCGCGTTTTGTCTGAACCAG GTAAATCCAGGTTTAATGGCGTTGGCTACTCCTCGCGAAGTTCAAGAAATGAACATATCGCTGTTGCTCGAGTTGCCATCTTGGTTGGAAGACGAATGCGAATTCGATCTAATCAATTTGAATAAACAGCCGGAACCGGAACCAGTACAACCGACCAGTTTCTTAGTGATTCAG ACCGCAGCGGATCGACCGTTGCTCGCGCAGAGTCCGCAAACCAACAGTCCTCAGCCTCAGTCGGGCATCGCGAGCCAAAGCGGAAGAGGAGCTAGCGTG ATCTTGAAGCATAAAATCGACGGCATAAGGAGAATTTCGTCGCATCCACTTTTGCCGCTGT ACCTGACCGGTTCTCAAGACGGCTCGGTCTCGCTTTGGGAATGGGGACATCAAACGGCTGTAGCGACTCCCAGGCAACCAGGAACGTTCGCGAAAGTAACTCGCGTGCGCTTCTCGCAGCATGGAAATAAATTTGGTGTGGCCGATTCCGATGGGCATCTCAGCCTCTTTCAAGTAGCTTGCAGGGAAGGAACTGCTCGGCCCTTCTTC AACTATCAGTGCCATAGTAAGGTAACGGCAGACTTTGTCTTCCTCGGCGCGTGCAGTTTAATAGCGACTGCCGGCCATGGTTCCGAAGGACGTAACGTTGCGCTTTGGGATACTCTGCTTCCACAAAATAAATCTTTGATTCAAG GCTTTACTTGTCACGAGCAAGGAGCCAGCTCGTTGATACTCGCACCCCAGCATCAGCTATTGATCAGTGGTGGAAAGAAAGGAGACATCACCATATTTGACGTTCGACAACGACAACAACGTCACCGGTTTCAGGCTCACGAATCAGCCATCAAGTGTTTGGCTCTTGATCCGCACGAAGAGTTTTTCGTCAGCGGGGCAGGAGATGGTGATATCAAG aTATGGGGTTTGACTGTTCACTCTCTGCTTTACTCTTTTCCCGGAGAACACCCTCGGTCtagttttttcaaaaatatcggACAA GGCGTCACGCAGTTACACGTGGACTCTGCGGGACGTTTATTTTCCTGCGGTGCAGATGGATCTATGAAAGTTCGTCAGTTGCCGGAACGCGATTGTGTTATACACACTTTATATTAA